From Kaistella polysaccharea:
ATTTCCTTTGGACTTTTCGGTCAAAAGGTTCCGGAAACCAATAAAACCGAATTTTCCAAGGAAGCTTTAGCCCAGAAAATTTCTTCACTTGATGGCAAAAAGCTTCAGATTTCAGAGGTTTTGAAAAAACATGAAGGTCGAATCTTGATTATCGATTTTTGGGCGAGTTGGTGTCAGGATTGTATTTTAGCACTTCCTGCAACAAAGGAATTTAAAGAAAAAAATCCGAATGTAGATTTCGTTTATTTTTCGCTGGATCGCTCGCACGAACAATGGAAAAGGGGTTTAGAGAAATACGATATTACGGCTCAGGAAAACTATTGGTTTGACGAAGGTTGGAAAAATAATTTCAATAATTATATCGATCTAAACTGGGTGCCGCGCTTTATGGTGATTGATCAGACTGGAAAGATTGCTAAATATTACGCGATTCATCCGAATGATCCAGATATTCAGAAGATAATTGACGAATTAAAATAATTAAAAGAGAGGAAAATTGTTCCTCTCTTTTTTTGCTTTACTTCTTTCTGAAATTATATTTCGGACCATCAATGTATGAACGATCTAAAACCAAAGTGGAAGAGGCAGGATAATAAAGGACTGGATATTTTAGGCCAATGGTCTTAACCATATAAAGTTTAGTTTCTGTCGGTGATGGATAACCGCTTAAATAATCCATTTTATATTCGTAGTTATAATTTCCATTTTCAAAACTCGGGGGCTTGGCGCCACTTACGGTAAGCACATTATTTTCTTGAAAATTATAGATGATATTATCAGCAGAAAAATCGTAGATTTTAAGGTAAGATTCTACTTTTACTAAGTGCCAGGATCCCTGAATATTTTCAATGATTTCTGTCTTTTCTGGCGGTTTAATAATTTCTTCCTCTACGTTTTCAGTACGCGAACAGGAAATGGAAACCATTAGAAAAAAAATTAACATAAAATTTTTCATAATTTGTCTTTCAATTATCTAAGTTAATATTTTTTACCTTAGGTTTTATGGGACATTACAAAAAGGGCAGACTTAAAAATTTATTTAAAGGTTGCATGGTCCTATAAATTTTAGCAAAATCTTTCGCTGCGCTTTCCTTCGTCAAATCTTCATCAGAGATTGGGTGACTAACAGTAAAACTCTTTAATTTGAGGTATTCCGCCATCGGATGATCTTTCTCAAAACCATTGGGAACTCTTTGGAGTTTGTATTCAATGCTCAATCCACGGAAATTATTTCTAAAATCTTTCTCTTCTAAAATCTGAAGCAGGTCTTCGCCGCTTGCAACAATCTCTTTTCTAATTTCTTTTAAAGTTGCAGATTCAGGCTGATAAATTCCACCGGCTAAAAAAGATTTTCCAGGTTCGATATGCAGATAATATCCTGCGTTTTTACCTTTCCCCATTCCCAGACTGATTCCAAAGTGGGATTTGTACGGCAGTTTGTTCTTAGAGAAACGCACGTCTCTGTAAATTCTAAAAACCGCTTTTTTGGCGTCGAGCTTTAAAATAGCATCATCGAACTTCCCGATTTCCTGAATTAATTCATCCACGAATTCAACCACGTTTTCCTTCGCGTGCACATAGCGTTCTTTATTTTCATTAAACCACTCGCGGTTATTATTCAGTTTCAAAATATTTAAAAAGCTTAAAGTAGAATTTTCAATTGAATTCATAACAGATTATATTTTACAAAATTAAAGAAAATAAAATGTTAGTCAGAATAGGCGTTTCGGAACTTTATTAAAAATTGAAGAAAAGACCTATAATATTATCAAAAATAAAAAACGTATCTTTGCACCCAATTTATAGACGATCTTTTACATGAATTTATTTACGGAGACCAATTTAAGTCCTGAAATCTTGAAGGCAATTGGCGAACTGGGCTTTGTGAGCCCAACAGAAATCCAAAAACAGACTATTCCTTTTATCTCTACAGAGATACGCGATCTAATCGCACTTGCGCAGACGGGAACAGGCAAAACAGCAGCTTTTACGCTTCCGATTTTGGATATGATTGACGACGGGAGTCGCAAAATCCAATTATTGGTGCTTTGTCCAACCAGAGAACTTTGTTTGCAAATTACCAAAGACATTACTAATTATTCGAAATACATGCGAAACATCAAAACTACAGCAGTTTATGGTGGGAGCAGTATCAGTGATCAAATCAGATCATTACGGGAAAAACCGCAAATTATTGTGGGAACTCCAGGACGTGTTATTGACTTGATTAACAGAAAAGCACTTGATTTCTCTGAAATCAGATGGATGATTCTTGATGAAGCTGATGAAATGTTATCAATGGGTTTCAAAGATGATTTGGAAACTATTTTACGCGAAACACCAGAAATTAAACAAACTTTCTTGTTCTCGGCAACGATGAACAAAGAAGTTGAAAGAATTTCTAAAAATTATTTAACAAATCCGCACCGTATTGTTGTTGGTTCATTAAATGAGGTGAAGAAAAACATCAAACACG
This genomic window contains:
- a CDS encoding TlpA family protein disulfide reductase — translated: MKKISILLLALISFGLFGQKVPETNKTEFSKEALAQKISSLDGKKLQISEVLKKHEGRILIIDFWASWCQDCILALPATKEFKEKNPNVDFVYFSLDRSHEQWKRGLEKYDITAQENYWFDEGWKNNFNNYIDLNWVPRFMVIDQTGKIAKYYAIHPNDPDIQKIIDELK
- a CDS encoding DUF2461 domain-containing protein, which encodes MNSIENSTLSFLNILKLNNNREWFNENKERYVHAKENVVEFVDELIQEIGKFDDAILKLDAKKAVFRIYRDVRFSKNKLPYKSHFGISLGMGKGKNAGYYLHIEPGKSFLAGGIYQPESATLKEIRKEIVASGEDLLQILEEKDFRNNFRGLSIEYKLQRVPNGFEKDHPMAEYLKLKSFTVSHPISDEDLTKESAAKDFAKIYRTMQPLNKFLSLPFL